One Mycolicibacterium fallax genomic window, CGCGGCCGTCGTTGGGGACCGGGACGATCGCGGTGAAGCGGACGTTGTACTCGGTCACCGCGCCGGGGTCGCCGACCCATTCGGTCACATAGCCGCCACCGATGCCCATGGTCAGCATGCCGTGCGCGATCGCGGTGTCCAGGCCGACAATCTTGGCGATCTCGTCGTCCCAGTGGATCGGGTTCAGGTCGCCGGAAACGCCGGCATAGTTCACCAGATCCTGCCGGGTCAGCGGGATGACCTTCTCGGGCAGCTCATCGCCCACCTTGACCGAGTCGAAACTACGCAGTGCCATCGCTAAAGCCACTCTCTCCATTATCTTCGTCGCTACGCCCCGCCAGGGTGGTGTAGGCCTCCTGCACAACGTCACCGTCCTGATTGGAGATGACCGTCTTGTTGACGATGATGTCCGTGCCGTGCGCCTTGCGCACCGAATCCACGGTCACATCGCAGTAGAGCCTGTCGCCGGCCTTGATCTGCCGGACGAACCGCAGCTCCTGATCGACGTGCACGATCTGGGCATCCGCGAGGGCGATACCGGCGTCTTCGAACATGGCGACCTGGGCGGTGTAGCCGAAAACCGAGATGAAAGTGAGCGGAGCGGGCAGGCTGTCATAGCCCAGCTCGGCGGCGGCAGCCTCATTGAAAAACGACCGGTCTTCGTTCTTGACGGCCTTGGCGTATTCGCGAATCTTCTCGCGTTCGACCTCGTAATGATCGGGATACCGAAAATGGTGCCCGAGAAGCTTTTCACTCAGCACGGTCTTGAACCTACCTAATCGGACCCGACGAATCGAACCCGCGCCGTGGCGTTGGTTCGATTCATCAGCGAGTCGCTTCGATCAGCGAGATTCGCGGTGCGCCTGATGCTGGCCGCAGTTCGGGCAGAACTTCTTCAGTTCCAGCCGATCCGGGTCGTTGCGGCGGTTCTTCTTGGTGATGTAGTTGCGATGCTTGCACACCTCGCAGGCCAAGGTGATCTTCGGCCGCACATCGGTACTGGAGGCCACGTCAGCTGCCCTCTACTTTCACGTCTCGATTGCTTTGTAGCGGTGGGGGGACTCGATCCCCCGACCTCACGATTATGAGTCGTGCGCTCTAACCAGCTGAGCTACACCGCCCCGATAGGCGCGGGCGGCGCTGGGCCGCGCGTCCACCGAGCCCCCTAACGGAATCGAACCGTTGACCTTTTCCTTACCATGGAAACGCTCTGCCGACTGAGCTAAGGGGGCCAGACCTGCATGCCTCTCCCGGCGACGCCGGGTGAGCCTTAAGAAGGGTACAGGCTGGCACTGGGCTACACCAAACCGCTGGTCAAACCGGCCGAAACCGGCCGAAACCGGCCGATCCGGGCGGGTGGGCCCGAACCGGCCGGCGTCGTCACGGCCGGGTGCGGCTCAGTTCAGCAGCCAGTCGTTGGGGCTGAACAGCTCGCAGTGCACCCGGGCGGCCGGCACCCCGGACATCGTCAACGCGTCGCGCTGCGCCCGGACGAAGCCGTCCGGACCGCAGAGGTAGACGTTTGCGCCGGCGGGGACGTCGACGTCGCCGATGCTCATCTGGCCGGGGCGGGCGGCCACCTCCTCGGCGCCCTGCTCGTACCACAGTTCGACGGTGGCGTTCGGCAGCCGCCTGGCCAGCTCGAGCTGGCGGTCGCGCAGCGGGTGGCTGGCGGCGCTGCGGTCGGCGTGCAGCACCCGCACGATGGCCTGCGGGGCCTGCTCGGCCAGGTGCTGAAGGATCGAGATCATCGGGGTGATGCCGATGCCCGCGGAGATCAGCACGATCGGCGCGGACGCGTCGGGCATCGGCAGATCCCCGAACGGCACCGTGACATCGAGCAGGTCGCCGACCTGCAGGTTGTCCCGCAGCCAGTTGGACACCTCGCCGGCGGGGGTGTCGCCGGTCGACTCGACGGGCTTGACGGCGAAGGTCAGCGCCTCCCCGTCGATGCCGACCAGGCTGTACTGACGCAGCTGGCGGGCGCCGTCGGGCAGCGTCACACCGACCGAGACGTACTGCCCGGGCAGCGCCTGCGCGGCACCGGCGTTGACGGTGATCAGCAGCACGCCCGAGGGGTCCTCGCTGCGCTCGAGCACCCGCAGCCGGCGAAAGACGTCGCCGTCGGACACCCCGGCCGCGCGGTAGAGCTCGCGTTCCTCGTCGATCAGCGATTCGGCCATCACCCAGAACACCCGGTCCCAGGCAGTGGCAACCTCCTCGGTCACCACGTCGGCCCCGAGCACCGTCACGATCGCGGCGAACAGGTTTTCGTAGACGATCGGGTACTGCTCGGCGACGATGCCCAGCGAGGTGTGCTTGTGCGCGATGCGGCTCATCAGCTCGGCCGGGTGCGGCAGGTTGGGATCGATCAGGTGGGTGGCGAACGTCGCAACGGAGGCGGCCAGCGCCTTCTGCTGGGCGCCCTGGGCCTGGTTGCCCCGGTTGAACAGGTTGCGGATCAGCTCGGGGTGGGCGGCGAACATCCGCTGGTAGAACTCCGTGGTGATCTCTTCGATATGGGCCCCGACCAGTGGCAACGTGGCCTTGATCACCTCGGCCTGCTCGGGCGAGAGTTCGGCGCGTTCGACGGCGACGGTCATGACGGGATCCTTTCGGTGGTCAGCAGAACGTCGGTGTTCAGCTGCAATACGACGGGGAGCGAGCTGTCCCCGGCGAGTTCGGTGACGGTGTGCCGGTCCAGTTCGGCGTAGAACGCCTCCTTGGCGGCCGCCATCGCGCGGCGCAACCGGCAGGCGCTCACCAACGGGCAGGGCTGGTCCCCCGCACAGTCGATGACCTCCTGGTCACCCTCCAGGCGACGGACCAGCCAGCCGACGGACACGTTGCGGCCGGCGTCGGTCAGCGCCAGTCCGCCGGCCCGCCCGCGCCGGGTCGCGACGAGGCCGAGTTCGGCCAGCCGGGACACCGCCTTGGCGATGTGGTTCTCCGACGCCCCCGCCGCGGTGGCGATGCTGCGGGTGGTGACCCGCTGCTCGCGGGCCTCGGCGGCGGCGAGCAGCATCACGGCCCGAAGGCCGAGGTCGGTGAACCGGGTGAGCTGCACAAGATGCACGCTAATAAAATGCGCATCAACGATGCCAGTTTTAAATGTGTGCCCTTAAACACCCTTTGAAATGCGGTTTTTGTAGCTGCGAGGACCGTGTCGGGCGGCACCGGTGGGCGCCGCCGGGACACTTCCGTAAGCTCACCGCATGGCTTCCGGTAACGACGACCGCCTCTACTTCCGCCAGCTGCTGTCCGGGCGGGATTTTGCCGCGGGCGACATGATCGCCACCCAGATGCGCAACTTCGCCTACCTGATCGGCGACCGGGAGACCGGTGACGCGGTGGTGGTGGATCCGGCCTACGCCGCCGGCGACCTCGTCGACGTGTTGGAGAACGACGGGATGCGGCTGTCCGGCGTGCTGGTCACCCACCACCATCCCGACCACGTCGGCGGCACCATGATGGGGTTCACGCTGTCCGGGCTGGCCGAACTGCTGGAGCGAACCAGCGTCCCGGTGCACGTCAACGAGCTGGAGGCGGACTGGGTGGCGAATGTCACCGGCATTGCGCGCAGCGAGCTGACCGGGCACCGGCACGGCGACACGGTGTCCGTCGGCGACATCGACATCGAACTGCTGCACACCCCCGGGCACACCCCGGGCAGCCAGTGTTTCCTGCTGGACAACCGGCTGGTCGCCGGGGACACCCTGTTCCTGGACGGCTGCGGCCGCACCGACTTCCCCGGCGGCAACGTCGACGACATGTTCGCCAGCCTGCAGCAACTGGCCCGACTGTCCGGCGATCCGACCGTCTTCCCGGGGCACTGGTACTCCGAAGAGCCCAGCGCCGCACTGGAGGACGTCAAGCGGACCAACTACGTCTATCGGGCCTCGAACCTGCAGCAATGGCAGATGCTGATGGGCGGCTGAGCGCGGCTCAGCAGACGGCGCCGCAGAAGAACGCGGCGGCAACCAGCCCGATGATGATCGCGATGGTGGGTTGGCCACTGAGCGTGGCAACCACGACGCCGGTCAAGGCGGCGACGGCGATGAGGACGAACATGATCGCCATCAGCAGCCGAATCCCATTGACCGAGCCACCGGCGGCCGGCGGCATCGAGCTGCCGGTGCGAGGCGTCCGATCCTTGAAGTCGACCATCGCTCATCCCTTCGATAACGTGTTACAAAACACATTCTAGGGATTTCTGTGAATTACGCCACTTACGTAAGCCTGCCTAATTACGAGCTGTACTAACGGATTTCGGAAATCCGTTCGGTGAACGAGGCTCGATTCAGTGCGCGGAAAGCTTTGGTCGGCTCGATTCAGTGCGCGGGCAGCTGTGGTCGGCGATCCGGATGCTCGGCCAACCAGCGCCGCTCCACCCGGTTCACCCGGTGGTGTTCGGCGGTGATCAACGCGAAACCGGCCACCATCAGCGCCGCCGTCAACAGGCCCAGCGGTGGCAACAGCTCGAGGTGGCGGTAGGCGATGGCGGCGATGAAGCCGGCGACGCCCAGCACCCCCAGCGCGATGGACAGCAGGCCGGGCAGCCACAACGTGTCGATGAACGATTCCCCGGCATGCGGTTGCGTGGTTCGGGAGTGGTCAACCGGATCCCGATAGGCGCCTTTCATGTCGCGCCTCCCTTCGGCGAGGATGCCCGTATCCTACGCCGAAATGTGACAACAATCACTTGCGCGTTGCTGCCGCACGGGTTCCTGCTGCCGGCTACACGTTCCGACTGCCGGCTACACGTTCTGACTGAAAGCACTGCCGCGGCGCCACTGCTCCCACGGCACGCTCCAGTCACCGCCCTGCGCCAGCGTCAGCCCCGGCCCGCCGGTGTTCTTGACCTCGACGATGTCGCCGGGCTGGGCGAAGTCGTAGAACCACTTGGCGTTCTCACTGCTGAGGTTCAGGCAGCCGTGCGAGACGTTGGTGTTGCCCTGGGCCCAGATGGTCGAGTTGAGCTGGTGCAGGTAGATGCCGTTGGTGCTGATCCGGGTCGCCCACGGAATGGTCAGCTTGTAGCCCAGTCGGGAGCCGACCGGCACCCCGTAGGTGGACGAGTCCATCACCACCGACTCGGCCTTGTCGAAGACGCTGTAAACCCCCGGCGGGGTCCAGTAGGTCAGGGTGG contains:
- a CDS encoding globin domain-containing protein translates to MTVAVERAELSPEQAEVIKATLPLVGAHIEEITTEFYQRMFAAHPELIRNLFNRGNQAQGAQQKALAASVATFATHLIDPNLPHPAELMSRIAHKHTSLGIVAEQYPIVYENLFAAIVTVLGADVVTEEVATAWDRVFWVMAESLIDEERELYRAAGVSDGDVFRRLRVLERSEDPSGVLLITVNAGAAQALPGQYVSVGVTLPDGARQLRQYSLVGIDGEALTFAVKPVESTGDTPAGEVSNWLRDNLQVGDLLDVTVPFGDLPMPDASAPIVLISAGIGITPMISILQHLAEQAPQAIVRVLHADRSAASHPLRDRQLELARRLPNATVELWYEQGAEEVAARPGQMSIGDVDVPAGANVYLCGPDGFVRAQRDALTMSGVPAARVHCELFSPNDWLLN
- the rpmG gene encoding 50S ribosomal protein L33 — translated: MASSTDVRPKITLACEVCKHRNYITKKNRRNDPDRLELKKFCPNCGQHQAHRESR
- the hadB gene encoding (3R)-hydroxyacyl-ACP dehydratase subunit HadB — protein: MALRSFDSVKVGDELPEKVIPLTRQDLVNYAGVSGDLNPIHWDDEIAKIVGLDTAIAHGMLTMGIGGGYVTEWVGDPGAVTEYNVRFTAIVPVPNDGRGAELVFNGRVKSVDEETKIATIAINATTGGKKIFGRAIAKARLA
- a CDS encoding RrF2 family transcriptional regulator; protein product: MQLTRFTDLGLRAVMLLAAAEAREQRVTTRSIATAAGASENHIAKAVSRLAELGLVATRRGRAGGLALTDAGRNVSVGWLVRRLEGDQEVIDCAGDQPCPLVSACRLRRAMAAAKEAFYAELDRHTVTELAGDSSLPVVLQLNTDVLLTTERIPS
- the hadA gene encoding (3R)-hydroxyacyl-ACP dehydratase subunit HadA; the encoded protein is MLSEKLLGHHFRYPDHYEVEREKIREYAKAVKNEDRSFFNEAAAAELGYDSLPAPLTFISVFGYTAQVAMFEDAGIALADAQIVHVDQELRFVRQIKAGDRLYCDVTVDSVRKAHGTDIIVNKTVISNQDGDVVQEAYTTLAGRSDEDNGESGFSDGTA
- a CDS encoding MBL fold metallo-hydrolase, whose protein sequence is MASGNDDRLYFRQLLSGRDFAAGDMIATQMRNFAYLIGDRETGDAVVVDPAYAAGDLVDVLENDGMRLSGVLVTHHHPDHVGGTMMGFTLSGLAELLERTSVPVHVNELEADWVANVTGIARSELTGHRHGDTVSVGDIDIELLHTPGHTPGSQCFLLDNRLVAGDTLFLDGCGRTDFPGGNVDDMFASLQQLARLSGDPTVFPGHWYSEEPSAALEDVKRTNYVYRASNLQQWQMLMGG
- the usfY gene encoding protein UsfY, with translation MKGAYRDPVDHSRTTQPHAGESFIDTLWLPGLLSIALGVLGVAGFIAAIAYRHLELLPPLGLLTAALMVAGFALITAEHHRVNRVERRWLAEHPDRRPQLPAH